The following are encoded in a window of Pan troglodytes isolate AG18354 chromosome 4, NHGRI_mPanTro3-v2.0_pri, whole genome shotgun sequence genomic DNA:
- the PDGFRB gene encoding platelet-derived growth factor receptor beta isoform X1, translated as MRLPGAMPALALKGELLLLPLLLLLEPQISQGLVVTPPGPELVLNVSSTFVLTCSGSAPVVWERMSQEPPQEMAKAQDGTFSSVLTLTNLTGLDTGEYFCTHNDSRGLETDERKRLYIFVPDPTVGFLPNDAEELFIFLTEITEITIPCRVTDPQLVVTLHEKKGDVALPVPYDHQRGFSGIFEDRSYICKTTIGDREVDSDAYYVYRLQVSSINVSVNAVQTVVRQGENITLMCIVIGNEVVNFEWTYPRKESGRLVEPVTDFLLDMPYHIRSILHIPSAELEDSGTYTCNVTESVNDHQDEKAINITVVESGYVRLLGEVGTLQFAELHRSRTLQVVFEAYPPPTVLWFKDNRTLGDSSAGEIALSTRNVSETRYVSELTLVRVKVAEAGHYTMRAFHEDAEVQLSFQLQINVPVRVLELSESHPDSGEQTVRCRGRGMPQPNIIWSACRDLKRCPRELPPTLLGNSSEEESQLETNVTYWEEEQEFEVVSTLRLQHVDRPLSVRCTLRNAVGQDTQEVIVVPHSLPFKVVVISAILALVVLTIISLIILIMLWQKKPRYEIRWKVIESVSSDGHEYIYVDPMQLPYDSTWELPRDQLVLGRTLGSGAFGQVVEATAHGLSHSQATMKVAVKMLKSTARSSEKQALMSELKIMSHLGPHLNVVNLLGACTKGGPIYIITEYCRYGDLVDYLHRNKHTFLQHHSDKRRPPSAELYSNALPVGLPLPSHVSLTGESDGGYMDMSKDESVDYVPMLDMKGDVKYADIESSNYMAPYDNYVPSAPERTCRATLINESPVLSYMDLVGFSYQVANGMEFLASKNCVHRDLAARNVLICEGKLVKICDFGLARDIMRDSNYISKGSTFLPLKWMAPESIFNSLYTTLSDVWSFGILLWEIFTLGGTPYPELPMNEQFYNAIKRGYRMAQPAHASDEIYEIMQKCWEEKFEIRPPFSQLVLLLERLLGEGYKKKYQQVDEEFLRSDHPAILRSQARLPGFHGLRSPLDTSSVLYTAVQPNEGDNDYIIPLPDPKPEVADEGPLEGSPSLASSTLNEVNTSSTISCDSPLEPQDEPEPEPQLELQVEPEPELEQLPDSGCPAPRAEAEDSFL; from the exons ATGCGGCTTCCGGGTGCGATGCCAGCTCTGGCCCTCAAAG GCGAGCTGCTGTTGCTGCCCCTCCTGTTACTGCTGGAACCACAGATCTCTCAGGGCCTGGTCGTCACACCCCCGGGGCCAGAGCTTGTCCTCAATGTCTCCAGCACCTTCGTTCTGACCTGCTCGGGTTCAGCTCCGGTGGTGTGGGAACGGATGTCCCAGGAGCCCCCACAGGAAATGGCCAAGGCCCAGGACGGCACCTTCTCCAGCGTGCTCACACTGACCAACCTCACTGGGCTAGACACGGGAGAATACTTTTGCACCCACAATGACTCCCGTGGACTGGAGACCGATGAGCGGAAACGGCTCTACATCTTTGTGCCAG ATCCCACCGTGGGCTTCCTCCCTAATGATGCCGAGGAACTATTCATCTTTCTCACGGAAATAACTGAGATCACCATTCCATGCCGAGTAACAGACCCACAGCTGGTGGTAACACTGCACGAGAAGAAAGGGGACGTTGCACTGCCTGTCCCCTATGATCACCAACGTGGCTTTTCTGGTATCTTTGAGGACAGAAGCTACATCTGCAAAACCACCATTGGGGACAGGGAGGTGGATTCCGATGCCTACTATGTCTACAGACTCCAGG TGTCATCCATCAACGTCTCTGTGAACGCAGTGCAGACTGTGGTCCGCCAGGGTGAGAACATCACCCTCATGTGCATTGTGATCGGGAATGAGGTGGTCAACTTCGAGTGGACATACCCCCGCAAAGAA AGTGGGCGGCTGGTGGAGCCGGTGACTGACTTCCTCTTGGATATGCCTTACCACATCCGCTCCATCCTGCACATCCCCAGTGCTGAGTTAGAAGACTCGGGGACCTACACCTGCAACGTGACGGAGAGTGTGAATGACCATCAGGATGAAAAGGCCATCAACATCACCGTGGTTG AGAGCGGCTACGTGCGGCTCCTGGGAGAGGTGGGCACACTACAGTTTGCTGAGCTGCATCGGAGCCGGACACTGCAGGTAGTGTTCGAGGCCTACCCACCGCCCACTGTCCTGTGGTTCAAAGACAACCGCACCCTGGGCGACTCCAGCGCTGGCGAAATCGCCCTGTCCACGCGCAACGTGTCGGAGACCCG GTATGTGTCAGAGCTGACACTGGTTCGCGTGAAGGTGGCAGAGGCTGGCCACTACACCATGCGGGCCTTCCATGAGGATGCTGAGGTCCAGCTCTCCTTCCAGCTACAGATCAATG TCCCTGTCCGAGTGCTGGAGCTAAGTGAGAGCCACCCTGACAGTGGGGAACAGACAGTCCGCTGTCGTGGCCGGGGCATGCCCCAGCCGAACATCATCTGGTCTGCCTGCAGAGACCTCAAAAG GTGTCCACGCGAGCTGCCGCCCACGCTGCTGGGGAACAGTTCCGAAGAGGAGAGCCAGCTGGAGACTAACGTGACGTActgggaggaggagcaggagttTGAGGTGGTGAGCACACTGCGTCTGCAGCACGTGGATCGGCCGCTGTCGGTGCGCTGCACGCTGCGCAACGCTGTGGGCCAGGACACGCAGGAGGTCATCGTGGTGCCACACT CCTTGCCCTTTAAGGTGGTGGTGATCTCAGCCATCCTGGCCCTGGTGGTGCTCACCATCATCTCCCTTATCATCCTCATCATGCTTTGGCAGAAG AAGCCACGTTACGAGATCCGATGGAAGGTGATTGAGTCTGTGAGCTCTGACGGCCATGAGTACATCTACGTGGACCCCATGCAGCTGCCCTATGACTCCACGTGGGAGCTGCCGCGGGACCAGCTTGTGCTGG GACGCACCCTCGGCTCTGGGGCCTTTGGGCAGGTGGTGGAGGCCACGGCTCATGGCCTGAGCCATTCTCAGGCCACGATGAAAGTGGCCGTCAAGATGCTTAAAT CCACAGCCCGCAGCAGTGAGAAGCAAGCCCTTATGTCGGAGCTGAAGATCATGAGTCACCTTGGGCCCCACCTGAACGTGGTCAACCTGTTGGGGGCCTGCACCAAAGGAG GACCCATCTATATCATCACTGAGTACTGCCGCTACGGAGACCTGGTGGACTACCTGCACCGCAACAAACATACCTTCCTGCAGCACCACTCCGACAAGCGCCGCCCGCCCAGCGCGGAGCTCTACAGCAATGCACTGCCCGTTGGGCTCCCCCTGCCCAG CCATGTGTCCTTGACCGGCGAGAGCGACGGTGGCTACATGGACATGAGCAAGGACGAGTCGGTGGACTATGTGCCCATGCTGGACATGAAAGGAGACGTCAAATATGCAGACATCGAGTCCTCCAACTACATGGCCCCTTACGATAACTACGTTCCCTCTG CCCCTGAGAGGACCTGCCGGGCAACTTTGATCAACGAGTCTCCAGTGCTAAGCTACATGGACCTCGTGGGCTTCAGCTACCAGGTGGCCAATGGCATGGAGTTTCTGGCCTCCAAGAAC TGCGTCCACAGAGACCTGGCGGCTAGGAACGTGCTCATCTGTGAAGGCAAGCTGGTCAAGATCTGTGACTTTGGCCTGGCTCGAGACATCATGCGGGACTCGAATTACATCTCCAAAGGCAGT ACCTTTTTGCCTTTGAAGTGGATGGCTCCGGAGAGCATCTTCAACAGCCTCTACACCACCCTGAGTGACGTGTGGTCCTTTGGGATCCTGCTCTGGGAGATCTTCACCTTGG GTGGCACCCCTTACCCAGAGCTGCCCATGAACGAGCAGTTCTACAATGCCATCAAACGGGGTTACCGCATGGCCCAGCCTGCCCATGCCTCCGACGAGAT CTATGAGATCATGCAGAAGTGCTGGGAAGAGAAGTTTGAGATTCGGCCCCCCTTCTCCCAGCTGGTGCTGCTTCTCGAGAGACTGTTGGGCGAAGGTTACAAAAAG AAGTACCAGCAGGTGGATGAGGAGTTTCTGAGGAGTGACCACCCAGCCATCCTTCGGTCCCAGGCCCGCTTGCCTGGGTTCCATGGCCTCCGATCTCCCCTGGACACCAGCTCCGTCCTCTATACTGCCGTGCAGCCCAATGAGGGTGACAACGACTATATCATCCCCCTGCCTGACCCCAAACCCGAGGTTGCTGACGAGGGCCCACTGGAGGGTTCCCCCAGCCTAGCCAG CTCCACCCTGAATGAAGTCAACACCTCCTCAACCATCTCCTGTGACAGCCCCCTGGAGCCCCAGGACGAACCAGAGCCAGAGCCCCAGCTTGAGCTCCAGGTGGAGCCGGAGCCAGAGCTGGAACAGTTGCCGGATTCGGGGTGCCCTGCGCCTCGGGCGGAAGCAGAGGATAGCTTCCTGTAG
- the PDGFRB gene encoding platelet-derived growth factor receptor beta isoform X3: MITNVAFLVSLRTEATSAKPPLGTGRWIPMPTMSTDSRVSPLSGLMLSRVSSINVSVNAVQTVVRQGENITLMCIVIGNEVVNFEWTYPRKESGRLVEPVTDFLLDMPYHIRSILHIPSAELEDSGTYTCNVTESVNDHQDEKAINITVVESGYVRLLGEVGTLQFAELHRSRTLQVVFEAYPPPTVLWFKDNRTLGDSSAGEIALSTRNVSETRYVSELTLVRVKVAEAGHYTMRAFHEDAEVQLSFQLQINVPVRVLELSESHPDSGEQTVRCRGRGMPQPNIIWSACRDLKRCPRELPPTLLGNSSEEESQLETNVTYWEEEQEFEVVSTLRLQHVDRPLSVRCTLRNAVGQDTQEVIVVPHSLPFKVVVISAILALVVLTIISLIILIMLWQKKPRYEIRWKVIESVSSDGHEYIYVDPMQLPYDSTWELPRDQLVLGRTLGSGAFGQVVEATAHGLSHSQATMKVAVKMLKSTARSSEKQALMSELKIMSHLGPHLNVVNLLGACTKGGPIYIITEYCRYGDLVDYLHRNKHTFLQHHSDKRRPPSAELYSNALPVGLPLPSHVSLTGESDGGYMDMSKDESVDYVPMLDMKGDVKYADIESSNYMAPYDNYVPSAPERTCRATLINESPVLSYMDLVGFSYQVANGMEFLASKNCVHRDLAARNVLICEGKLVKICDFGLARDIMRDSNYISKGSTFLPLKWMAPESIFNSLYTTLSDVWSFGILLWEIFTLGGTPYPELPMNEQFYNAIKRGYRMAQPAHASDEIYEIMQKCWEEKFEIRPPFSQLVLLLERLLGEGYKKKYQQVDEEFLRSDHPAILRSQARLPGFHGLRSPLDTSSVLYTAVQPNEGDNDYIIPLPDPKPEVADEGPLEGSPSLASSTLNEVNTSSTISCDSPLEPQDEPEPEPQLELQVEPEPELEQLPDSGCPAPRAEAEDSFL; encoded by the exons ATGATCACCAACGTGGCTTTTCTGGTATCTTTGAGGACAGAAGCTACATCTGCAAAACCACCATTGGGGACAGGGAGGTGGATTCCGATGCCTACTATGTCTACAGACTCCAGGGTGAGCCCCCTTTCTGGCCTGATGCTCAGCAGAG TGTCATCCATCAACGTCTCTGTGAACGCAGTGCAGACTGTGGTCCGCCAGGGTGAGAACATCACCCTCATGTGCATTGTGATCGGGAATGAGGTGGTCAACTTCGAGTGGACATACCCCCGCAAAGAA AGTGGGCGGCTGGTGGAGCCGGTGACTGACTTCCTCTTGGATATGCCTTACCACATCCGCTCCATCCTGCACATCCCCAGTGCTGAGTTAGAAGACTCGGGGACCTACACCTGCAACGTGACGGAGAGTGTGAATGACCATCAGGATGAAAAGGCCATCAACATCACCGTGGTTG AGAGCGGCTACGTGCGGCTCCTGGGAGAGGTGGGCACACTACAGTTTGCTGAGCTGCATCGGAGCCGGACACTGCAGGTAGTGTTCGAGGCCTACCCACCGCCCACTGTCCTGTGGTTCAAAGACAACCGCACCCTGGGCGACTCCAGCGCTGGCGAAATCGCCCTGTCCACGCGCAACGTGTCGGAGACCCG GTATGTGTCAGAGCTGACACTGGTTCGCGTGAAGGTGGCAGAGGCTGGCCACTACACCATGCGGGCCTTCCATGAGGATGCTGAGGTCCAGCTCTCCTTCCAGCTACAGATCAATG TCCCTGTCCGAGTGCTGGAGCTAAGTGAGAGCCACCCTGACAGTGGGGAACAGACAGTCCGCTGTCGTGGCCGGGGCATGCCCCAGCCGAACATCATCTGGTCTGCCTGCAGAGACCTCAAAAG GTGTCCACGCGAGCTGCCGCCCACGCTGCTGGGGAACAGTTCCGAAGAGGAGAGCCAGCTGGAGACTAACGTGACGTActgggaggaggagcaggagttTGAGGTGGTGAGCACACTGCGTCTGCAGCACGTGGATCGGCCGCTGTCGGTGCGCTGCACGCTGCGCAACGCTGTGGGCCAGGACACGCAGGAGGTCATCGTGGTGCCACACT CCTTGCCCTTTAAGGTGGTGGTGATCTCAGCCATCCTGGCCCTGGTGGTGCTCACCATCATCTCCCTTATCATCCTCATCATGCTTTGGCAGAAG AAGCCACGTTACGAGATCCGATGGAAGGTGATTGAGTCTGTGAGCTCTGACGGCCATGAGTACATCTACGTGGACCCCATGCAGCTGCCCTATGACTCCACGTGGGAGCTGCCGCGGGACCAGCTTGTGCTGG GACGCACCCTCGGCTCTGGGGCCTTTGGGCAGGTGGTGGAGGCCACGGCTCATGGCCTGAGCCATTCTCAGGCCACGATGAAAGTGGCCGTCAAGATGCTTAAAT CCACAGCCCGCAGCAGTGAGAAGCAAGCCCTTATGTCGGAGCTGAAGATCATGAGTCACCTTGGGCCCCACCTGAACGTGGTCAACCTGTTGGGGGCCTGCACCAAAGGAG GACCCATCTATATCATCACTGAGTACTGCCGCTACGGAGACCTGGTGGACTACCTGCACCGCAACAAACATACCTTCCTGCAGCACCACTCCGACAAGCGCCGCCCGCCCAGCGCGGAGCTCTACAGCAATGCACTGCCCGTTGGGCTCCCCCTGCCCAG CCATGTGTCCTTGACCGGCGAGAGCGACGGTGGCTACATGGACATGAGCAAGGACGAGTCGGTGGACTATGTGCCCATGCTGGACATGAAAGGAGACGTCAAATATGCAGACATCGAGTCCTCCAACTACATGGCCCCTTACGATAACTACGTTCCCTCTG CCCCTGAGAGGACCTGCCGGGCAACTTTGATCAACGAGTCTCCAGTGCTAAGCTACATGGACCTCGTGGGCTTCAGCTACCAGGTGGCCAATGGCATGGAGTTTCTGGCCTCCAAGAAC TGCGTCCACAGAGACCTGGCGGCTAGGAACGTGCTCATCTGTGAAGGCAAGCTGGTCAAGATCTGTGACTTTGGCCTGGCTCGAGACATCATGCGGGACTCGAATTACATCTCCAAAGGCAGT ACCTTTTTGCCTTTGAAGTGGATGGCTCCGGAGAGCATCTTCAACAGCCTCTACACCACCCTGAGTGACGTGTGGTCCTTTGGGATCCTGCTCTGGGAGATCTTCACCTTGG GTGGCACCCCTTACCCAGAGCTGCCCATGAACGAGCAGTTCTACAATGCCATCAAACGGGGTTACCGCATGGCCCAGCCTGCCCATGCCTCCGACGAGAT CTATGAGATCATGCAGAAGTGCTGGGAAGAGAAGTTTGAGATTCGGCCCCCCTTCTCCCAGCTGGTGCTGCTTCTCGAGAGACTGTTGGGCGAAGGTTACAAAAAG AAGTACCAGCAGGTGGATGAGGAGTTTCTGAGGAGTGACCACCCAGCCATCCTTCGGTCCCAGGCCCGCTTGCCTGGGTTCCATGGCCTCCGATCTCCCCTGGACACCAGCTCCGTCCTCTATACTGCCGTGCAGCCCAATGAGGGTGACAACGACTATATCATCCCCCTGCCTGACCCCAAACCCGAGGTTGCTGACGAGGGCCCACTGGAGGGTTCCCCCAGCCTAGCCAG CTCCACCCTGAATGAAGTCAACACCTCCTCAACCATCTCCTGTGACAGCCCCCTGGAGCCCCAGGACGAACCAGAGCCAGAGCCCCAGCTTGAGCTCCAGGTGGAGCCGGAGCCAGAGCTGGAACAGTTGCCGGATTCGGGGTGCCCTGCGCCTCGGGCGGAAGCAGAGGATAGCTTCCTGTAG
- the PDGFRB gene encoding platelet-derived growth factor receptor beta isoform X2 — MSQEPPQEMAKAQDGTFSSVLTLTNLTGLDTGEYFCTHNDSRGLETDERKRLYIFVPDPTVGFLPNDAEELFIFLTEITEITIPCRVTDPQLVVTLHEKKGDVALPVPYDHQRGFSGIFEDRSYICKTTIGDREVDSDAYYVYRLQVSSINVSVNAVQTVVRQGENITLMCIVIGNEVVNFEWTYPRKESGRLVEPVTDFLLDMPYHIRSILHIPSAELEDSGTYTCNVTESVNDHQDEKAINITVVESGYVRLLGEVGTLQFAELHRSRTLQVVFEAYPPPTVLWFKDNRTLGDSSAGEIALSTRNVSETRYVSELTLVRVKVAEAGHYTMRAFHEDAEVQLSFQLQINVPVRVLELSESHPDSGEQTVRCRGRGMPQPNIIWSACRDLKRCPRELPPTLLGNSSEEESQLETNVTYWEEEQEFEVVSTLRLQHVDRPLSVRCTLRNAVGQDTQEVIVVPHSLPFKVVVISAILALVVLTIISLIILIMLWQKKPRYEIRWKVIESVSSDGHEYIYVDPMQLPYDSTWELPRDQLVLGRTLGSGAFGQVVEATAHGLSHSQATMKVAVKMLKSTARSSEKQALMSELKIMSHLGPHLNVVNLLGACTKGGPIYIITEYCRYGDLVDYLHRNKHTFLQHHSDKRRPPSAELYSNALPVGLPLPSHVSLTGESDGGYMDMSKDESVDYVPMLDMKGDVKYADIESSNYMAPYDNYVPSAPERTCRATLINESPVLSYMDLVGFSYQVANGMEFLASKNCVHRDLAARNVLICEGKLVKICDFGLARDIMRDSNYISKGSTFLPLKWMAPESIFNSLYTTLSDVWSFGILLWEIFTLGGTPYPELPMNEQFYNAIKRGYRMAQPAHASDEIYEIMQKCWEEKFEIRPPFSQLVLLLERLLGEGYKKKYQQVDEEFLRSDHPAILRSQARLPGFHGLRSPLDTSSVLYTAVQPNEGDNDYIIPLPDPKPEVADEGPLEGSPSLASSTLNEVNTSSTISCDSPLEPQDEPEPEPQLELQVEPEPELEQLPDSGCPAPRAEAEDSFL, encoded by the exons ATGTCCCAGGAGCCCCCACAGGAAATGGCCAAGGCCCAGGACGGCACCTTCTCCAGCGTGCTCACACTGACCAACCTCACTGGGCTAGACACGGGAGAATACTTTTGCACCCACAATGACTCCCGTGGACTGGAGACCGATGAGCGGAAACGGCTCTACATCTTTGTGCCAG ATCCCACCGTGGGCTTCCTCCCTAATGATGCCGAGGAACTATTCATCTTTCTCACGGAAATAACTGAGATCACCATTCCATGCCGAGTAACAGACCCACAGCTGGTGGTAACACTGCACGAGAAGAAAGGGGACGTTGCACTGCCTGTCCCCTATGATCACCAACGTGGCTTTTCTGGTATCTTTGAGGACAGAAGCTACATCTGCAAAACCACCATTGGGGACAGGGAGGTGGATTCCGATGCCTACTATGTCTACAGACTCCAGG TGTCATCCATCAACGTCTCTGTGAACGCAGTGCAGACTGTGGTCCGCCAGGGTGAGAACATCACCCTCATGTGCATTGTGATCGGGAATGAGGTGGTCAACTTCGAGTGGACATACCCCCGCAAAGAA AGTGGGCGGCTGGTGGAGCCGGTGACTGACTTCCTCTTGGATATGCCTTACCACATCCGCTCCATCCTGCACATCCCCAGTGCTGAGTTAGAAGACTCGGGGACCTACACCTGCAACGTGACGGAGAGTGTGAATGACCATCAGGATGAAAAGGCCATCAACATCACCGTGGTTG AGAGCGGCTACGTGCGGCTCCTGGGAGAGGTGGGCACACTACAGTTTGCTGAGCTGCATCGGAGCCGGACACTGCAGGTAGTGTTCGAGGCCTACCCACCGCCCACTGTCCTGTGGTTCAAAGACAACCGCACCCTGGGCGACTCCAGCGCTGGCGAAATCGCCCTGTCCACGCGCAACGTGTCGGAGACCCG GTATGTGTCAGAGCTGACACTGGTTCGCGTGAAGGTGGCAGAGGCTGGCCACTACACCATGCGGGCCTTCCATGAGGATGCTGAGGTCCAGCTCTCCTTCCAGCTACAGATCAATG TCCCTGTCCGAGTGCTGGAGCTAAGTGAGAGCCACCCTGACAGTGGGGAACAGACAGTCCGCTGTCGTGGCCGGGGCATGCCCCAGCCGAACATCATCTGGTCTGCCTGCAGAGACCTCAAAAG GTGTCCACGCGAGCTGCCGCCCACGCTGCTGGGGAACAGTTCCGAAGAGGAGAGCCAGCTGGAGACTAACGTGACGTActgggaggaggagcaggagttTGAGGTGGTGAGCACACTGCGTCTGCAGCACGTGGATCGGCCGCTGTCGGTGCGCTGCACGCTGCGCAACGCTGTGGGCCAGGACACGCAGGAGGTCATCGTGGTGCCACACT CCTTGCCCTTTAAGGTGGTGGTGATCTCAGCCATCCTGGCCCTGGTGGTGCTCACCATCATCTCCCTTATCATCCTCATCATGCTTTGGCAGAAG AAGCCACGTTACGAGATCCGATGGAAGGTGATTGAGTCTGTGAGCTCTGACGGCCATGAGTACATCTACGTGGACCCCATGCAGCTGCCCTATGACTCCACGTGGGAGCTGCCGCGGGACCAGCTTGTGCTGG GACGCACCCTCGGCTCTGGGGCCTTTGGGCAGGTGGTGGAGGCCACGGCTCATGGCCTGAGCCATTCTCAGGCCACGATGAAAGTGGCCGTCAAGATGCTTAAAT CCACAGCCCGCAGCAGTGAGAAGCAAGCCCTTATGTCGGAGCTGAAGATCATGAGTCACCTTGGGCCCCACCTGAACGTGGTCAACCTGTTGGGGGCCTGCACCAAAGGAG GACCCATCTATATCATCACTGAGTACTGCCGCTACGGAGACCTGGTGGACTACCTGCACCGCAACAAACATACCTTCCTGCAGCACCACTCCGACAAGCGCCGCCCGCCCAGCGCGGAGCTCTACAGCAATGCACTGCCCGTTGGGCTCCCCCTGCCCAG CCATGTGTCCTTGACCGGCGAGAGCGACGGTGGCTACATGGACATGAGCAAGGACGAGTCGGTGGACTATGTGCCCATGCTGGACATGAAAGGAGACGTCAAATATGCAGACATCGAGTCCTCCAACTACATGGCCCCTTACGATAACTACGTTCCCTCTG CCCCTGAGAGGACCTGCCGGGCAACTTTGATCAACGAGTCTCCAGTGCTAAGCTACATGGACCTCGTGGGCTTCAGCTACCAGGTGGCCAATGGCATGGAGTTTCTGGCCTCCAAGAAC TGCGTCCACAGAGACCTGGCGGCTAGGAACGTGCTCATCTGTGAAGGCAAGCTGGTCAAGATCTGTGACTTTGGCCTGGCTCGAGACATCATGCGGGACTCGAATTACATCTCCAAAGGCAGT ACCTTTTTGCCTTTGAAGTGGATGGCTCCGGAGAGCATCTTCAACAGCCTCTACACCACCCTGAGTGACGTGTGGTCCTTTGGGATCCTGCTCTGGGAGATCTTCACCTTGG GTGGCACCCCTTACCCAGAGCTGCCCATGAACGAGCAGTTCTACAATGCCATCAAACGGGGTTACCGCATGGCCCAGCCTGCCCATGCCTCCGACGAGAT CTATGAGATCATGCAGAAGTGCTGGGAAGAGAAGTTTGAGATTCGGCCCCCCTTCTCCCAGCTGGTGCTGCTTCTCGAGAGACTGTTGGGCGAAGGTTACAAAAAG AAGTACCAGCAGGTGGATGAGGAGTTTCTGAGGAGTGACCACCCAGCCATCCTTCGGTCCCAGGCCCGCTTGCCTGGGTTCCATGGCCTCCGATCTCCCCTGGACACCAGCTCCGTCCTCTATACTGCCGTGCAGCCCAATGAGGGTGACAACGACTATATCATCCCCCTGCCTGACCCCAAACCCGAGGTTGCTGACGAGGGCCCACTGGAGGGTTCCCCCAGCCTAGCCAG CTCCACCCTGAATGAAGTCAACACCTCCTCAACCATCTCCTGTGACAGCCCCCTGGAGCCCCAGGACGAACCAGAGCCAGAGCCCCAGCTTGAGCTCCAGGTGGAGCCGGAGCCAGAGCTGGAACAGTTGCCGGATTCGGGGTGCCCTGCGCCTCGGGCGGAAGCAGAGGATAGCTTCCTGTAG